In a single window of the Xylanimonas protaetiae genome:
- a CDS encoding DUF3046 domain-containing protein: protein MRLREFWQLVDEVFGPGYGRALAREQVLDALGDRTSVEALEAGLPPRDVWHALCDALDVPDDRRWGADVRRQAPPPSR, encoded by the coding sequence ATGCGTCTGCGGGAGTTCTGGCAGCTGGTCGACGAGGTCTTCGGACCGGGGTACGGCCGCGCCCTCGCGCGCGAGCAGGTGCTGGACGCGCTCGGCGACCGGACGTCGGTCGAGGCGCTCGAGGCGGGCCTGCCGCCCCGCGACGTGTGGCACGCGCTGTGCGACGCGCTCGACGTGCCGGACGACCGGCGCTGGGGTGCGGACGTGCGCCGCCAGGCCCCGCCGCCGTCGCGCTGA
- a CDS encoding CinA family protein codes for MTPAPADVLAAAAARGWSIGVAESLTGGLVVAALVSVPGASAVLRGGVVAYATDLKASLLGVDAALLAERGAVDPDVAAAMAGGVRRATGADVGLATTGVAGPDPQDGKAPGLVYVAVATPERATVRRLDLPGGRAAVRAGAADGVLSLALEVLARG; via the coding sequence GTGACGCCTGCGCCGGCCGACGTCCTCGCGGCCGCGGCCGCGCGCGGGTGGTCGATCGGCGTCGCCGAGTCGCTCACGGGCGGGCTCGTGGTCGCGGCGCTCGTCTCCGTGCCGGGCGCGTCCGCGGTGCTGCGCGGCGGCGTCGTCGCCTACGCCACCGACCTCAAGGCGTCGCTGCTCGGCGTGGACGCCGCCCTGCTCGCCGAGCGAGGCGCCGTCGACCCCGACGTCGCGGCCGCCATGGCCGGCGGCGTCCGCCGGGCCACCGGGGCCGACGTCGGGCTCGCGACCACCGGCGTCGCCGGGCCGGACCCGCAGGACGGGAAGGCGCCCGGGCTCGTCTATGTCGCCGTCGCGACCCCGGAGCGGGCGACCGTGCGGCGGCTGGACCTCCCGGGCGGCCGGGCCGCCGTGCGCGCCGGGGCCGCCGACGGCGTGCTCTCCCTCGCGCTCGAGGTCCTCGCCCGCGGGTGA
- the pgsA gene encoding CDP-diacylglycerol--glycerol-3-phosphate 3-phosphatidyltransferase: MVDAVPSPWNAANLVTMARIVLVPFFAWALLAEGGHTITWRLVATGIFAVAALSDRIDGHLARSRNLITDLGKLLDPIADKALVGAALILLWVPLGELPWWVPVVVLVRELGITVMRLFLKKYVVLPASRGGKLKTTLQLAAILLFLLPLDHLPDFIRVIAWVVLAAAILVTVVTGVDYAHKGWQISRDAHRAPAS, translated from the coding sequence GTGGTCGACGCAGTCCCTTCCCCGTGGAACGCCGCCAACCTGGTGACGATGGCACGCATCGTGCTCGTGCCGTTCTTCGCGTGGGCGCTGCTCGCCGAGGGTGGGCACACCATCACCTGGCGCCTCGTCGCGACCGGCATCTTCGCCGTCGCGGCGCTCAGCGACCGCATCGACGGGCACCTCGCCCGGTCGCGGAATCTCATCACTGACCTGGGAAAGCTCCTCGATCCCATCGCCGACAAGGCCCTCGTGGGCGCCGCGCTCATCCTGCTGTGGGTGCCGCTCGGCGAGCTGCCGTGGTGGGTACCCGTCGTCGTGCTGGTGCGCGAGCTGGGCATCACGGTGATGCGCCTCTTCCTCAAGAAGTACGTCGTCCTGCCCGCGTCGCGGGGCGGCAAGCTCAAGACGACGCTGCAGCTGGCGGCCATCCTGCTGTTCCTCCTGCCGCTGGACCACCTGCCTGATTTCATCCGGGTGATCGCGTGGGTGGTGCTCGCCGCGGCCATCCTCGTCACGGTCGTTACGGGTGTCGACTACGCCCACAAGGGCTGGCAGATCTCCCGCGACGCGCACCGCGCACCCGCGTCGTGA
- a CDS encoding helix-turn-helix domain-containing protein: protein MVVLRREIGDVLRDARQRQGRTLREVSSAARVSLGYLSEVERGQKEASSELLASICEALDLPMSLVLREVSDRIAIAEGFAIPDTIPADFVAGLLGRGGERAELAPVG from the coding sequence ATGGTCGTTCTTCGACGTGAGATCGGCGACGTGCTGCGCGACGCGCGGCAGCGACAGGGTCGCACCCTTCGCGAGGTGTCCTCCGCGGCACGTGTCTCGCTCGGCTACCTGAGCGAGGTCGAGCGGGGCCAGAAGGAAGCGTCGTCGGAGCTGCTCGCCTCGATCTGCGAGGCGCTGGACCTCCCGATGTCGCTCGTGCTGCGCGAGGTCTCCGACCGCATCGCGATCGCCGAGGGCTTCGCGATCCCCGACACCATCCCTGCCGACTTCGTCGCGGGCCTCCTGGGCCGCGGCGGCGAGCGCGCGGAGCTCGCGCCGGTCGGCTGA
- a CDS encoding DNA-formamidopyrimidine glycosylase family protein, with product MPEGDVLKLTAERLGLALGGSPLVRAELRWPSVAAADLRGRTLLESVAYGKHTLLRFDDGRTLHTHLRMDGSWTVRRTGTPEAAGRAPVIRAVLATESWTCLGWHLGMMDLVRTHDEATLIGHLGPDVLGDGFVAPPADGTEPDDGAAEAARRLVVDPARPLCVALLDQRTVAGLGTIWMAESLFAERLWPWTPVGALPPTRVRALLVTASRLITHSVDVGRRQGLGAVPSRVHGRHRRPCVRCGTAIALGSTVGPDKRPDQGALERVVYWCPTCQARPPAAAA from the coding sequence GTGCCCGAGGGTGACGTCCTCAAGCTCACCGCGGAGCGGCTCGGCCTCGCGCTCGGCGGGTCGCCGCTCGTGCGTGCCGAGCTGCGCTGGCCGAGCGTCGCCGCCGCCGACCTGCGCGGCCGCACGCTGCTCGAGTCGGTCGCGTACGGCAAGCACACGCTGCTGCGGTTCGACGACGGCCGCACGCTGCACACCCACCTGCGCATGGACGGGTCATGGACGGTCCGGCGCACCGGCACGCCGGAGGCGGCAGGACGCGCACCGGTGATCCGCGCGGTGCTGGCGACCGAGTCGTGGACGTGCCTGGGCTGGCACCTCGGCATGATGGACCTGGTCCGCACGCACGACGAGGCCACGCTCATCGGGCACCTCGGACCGGACGTGCTCGGCGACGGCTTCGTCGCCCCGCCCGCGGACGGCACGGAACCCGACGACGGCGCCGCCGAGGCCGCCCGTCGCCTCGTCGTCGACCCGGCCCGCCCGCTCTGCGTCGCCCTCCTGGACCAGCGCACGGTCGCGGGCCTCGGCACGATCTGGATGGCGGAGTCGCTCTTCGCCGAGCGCCTGTGGCCGTGGACGCCCGTCGGCGCCCTCCCGCCGACGCGGGTCAGGGCCCTGCTGGTGACGGCGTCGCGGCTGATCACGCACTCGGTGGACGTCGGGCGCCGCCAGGGCCTGGGCGCCGTCCCGTCCCGCGTGCACGGGCGGCACCGCCGTCCGTGCGTGCGCTGCGGCACCGCGATCGCGCTCGGGTCGACGGTCGGTCCGGACAAGCGCCCCGACCAGGGCGCCCTCGAGCGGGTCGTCTACTGGTGCCCGACGTGCCAGGCGCGACCGCCCGCGGCGGCAGCGTGA